A window of Streptomyces sp. NBC_01689 genomic DNA:
CTACCGGACCCCGGCGGGCCACTGGAGTGGTCTGGGCGGGGAACGGCGCCCCCGCGCGGCGCGGGTCCGGGGAATCGGTCCGCGATCCACGTTGAATCGCGCCGGAGAACCGGAACGCCGGACGCCCGGAGCACTGACGGGCCCGGTCCTCCGACCCATGTCCCACGGCGCTTGAGGGAGACAGCCATGAGCGGCACACCGCACCTGCCGACACCGTCGGGTCCCTACCTGGACGAAGGACCGCTGCCCGCCGACTTCTACGCCTTCGAGGAACTGCTGACGGACGGTGAACGCGAGAGGATCGGGGCCGTCCGGGAGTTCCTCCGTACCCAGGCCGCACCGATCGTCGACGACTACTGGGCCCGGGCCGAGTTCCCGTTTCAGCTGATCGAGGGCATCGGGCGCCTCGGTCTGGTGGACTGGGCCGACCCGGACTCCACGCAACCCAGGCCGACGAACCTCTTCTCGGGCTTCCTGGCGCTGGAGTTCGCGCACGCCGACGCGTCTCTGGCGACGTTCTCCGGCGTGCACACGGGCCTGGCGATGGGCACCATCCTGGCCTGCGGCTCCGAGGAACAGCGCAGACGCTGGCTGCCGGCCATGAGCCGCTTCGAGAGGATCGGCGCTTTCGCGTTGACGGAGCCGCATGGAGGGTCCGATGTCGCGGGCGGTCTGCGGACGACCGCGCGCAGGGACGGTGACGAATGGGTCCTCGACGGCGCCAAGCGGTGGATCGGGAACGCCACGTTCGCCGACGTGGTGGTCGTCTGGGCCCGTGACGTCGACACCCAGCACGTCCTGGGCTTCGTCGTGGAGAAGGACACCCCCGGATTCACCGCGACGAAGATCGAGAACAAGATGGCCCTGCGCATCGTGCAGAACGCCGACATCGTCCTCGAGGGCTGCCGCGTTCCGGAGGCAAACCGGCTGCAGAACGCGAACTCCTTCAAGGACACCGCGGGCATCCTGCGCCAGACGCGCAGCGGTGTGGCCTGGCAGGCGGTGGGGGTGATGTTCGGCGCCTACGAGATCGCCCTGAAGTATGCGAAGGAGCGCGAGCAGTTCGGGCGCCCGATCGGAGGTTTCCAGCTCGTGCAGGACCTGCTGGTGAAGATGCTCGGCAACGCCACGGCCTCCTGCGGGATGGTGACGCGCCTCGCGCAGTTGCAGGACGCGGGCATCTTCCGGGACGAGCAGTCGGCCCTGGCGAAGGCCTACTGCACGGTCCGGATGCGCGAGAACGTGGGATGGGCCCGGGAGCTCCTGGCCGGCAACGGAATCGTCCTCGACTACAAGGTCGGCCGGTTCGTCGCCGACGCGGAGGCCCTGTACTCGTACGAGGGCACGCGGGAGATCCAGACCCTGATCGTCGGACGTGCCGTCACCGGTGGCCTCAGCGCGTTCGTGCGGTGACGGCGATGACCACCGAATCCGTCTTCACCGGCCTGAAGGTCCTCGACGCGTCCTCGTTCATCGCGGGACCGGCGGCGGCCACCGTGCTCTCCGACTTCGGAGCGGACGTCATCAAGATCGAACCGCCGGGCATGGGCGATCCCCAGCGGCGGCTGAGTTCCGTGCCGCCCAGTCCCCGCGCGCGGGCCAACTATGGATGGCACCTCACCAACCGGAACAAGCGGGGCATGGTGCTCGACCTGAAGGCACCGGCCGCCGTCGAGGTCCTCAAGCGGCTCGTGGAATGGGCCGACGTGGTGATCACCAACTTCCCGCACGGCACCCGCGAGAAGCTCCACCTCGGCTACGAGGAGGTCTCCGGCTGGAACCCGAGGGTCGTCTACGCCGACATCACCGGCTTCGGCGACGCGGGACCCGACGCCCGGCAGCCGGGCTTCGACCTCACCGCCTACTGGTCCCGCAGCGGCCTGCTCGCCTCCACCCGCGACGCGGGCGCCCCACCGACCGTCCCGGTCTGGGGAAGCGGCGACTACATGTCGGCGATCGGCATCTACGCGGCGATCGTGACGGCCCTCTACCGGCGGGAGCGGACGGGACAGGGCACCAGCGTCGGCACCTCGCTGCTCGCCGAGGGCGTGTGGGCCACCGGGACACTCGTGGCGGGAGCGCTCGCCGGCGGCACGCCGTTCGAACTGCACGACCGGAAGGCACCGGCCAACCCGCTGATCAACCCGTACCGGACCGCGGACGGCGAGTGGTTCATGCTGGTCGCCTCACCCCCGCACTGGCCGGGGCTGACGCGGGCCGTGGGACACCCCGAGCTGCTGGAGGACCCCCGGTTCGCGGACCTGGAGGGTTTCGTACGGAACGCGGCCGCGCTGAGCGAGCTGCTCGACACCGAGTTCCGCTCGCGGCCCTTCGCGCACTGGAAGGACGTCCTGGGCCGGGAACGGATCACCTACAGTCTCATCCAGACGCCGGAGGAGACCGTCCAGGACCCGCAGCTGCGGGCCAACGACATCGTCGTGCCCCTGGAAGGGGTCGAGGGTCTGACGGAGACCATCAGCAGCCCCGTCAACCTGCGTGGCGTACCGAAGGTCCCGGCGCGACGCGCACCGGATCTGGGCGAGCACACCGACGAGATCCTCACCCAACTGGGCTTCGGCGCCTCCGAGATCGCCGGGCTGCGCACGCAGGGAGCGATCCCCGGCACCTCCGAGGCGCCGTCGCCGTGAGCCCGGGGGCCGTCGTTTCCCGGCCGGTGGTTCGTCGGTCCACCCCGTGGGACTGAACGTCCCGTCGGCGGCGGCCGGGTTCCGGGACGGGGGACGCCCCGGGTACGGCCGACGACCGGAACGCGGCGGAGGCCACCGGGCCTCACGTGCGCTGAGGACCTCGCCCGCCCGGTCGGGTCTCCGTGGCCAGGCAGGAGCATCCCGCGGAAGCGCAGACGGCGTCTCCCAGCGCGATGACGGCGAGGCGCAGGTCCTCGGGGAGGGGTGCGGACCCGGGACCGGGGAGGAGTCCGTGCTGCCTGCCCCAGAGCGGGCCCGGGGCGGGCGGGCCCGTCCTCCTCGGCGGGGCCGGCGCCCTCGTCGGCGTCCGTCCTCCGGACCCGGCGGCGCTCCCCGCGGCCCCGCCGTCCGGGCCGGAGCCATGACCGGCCACCACCGTCCGGGCCTCCCGCACCATCCGGCCCCAGCAGGTCACCGGCCGTTCCTCGGCCGGTGGGCCGACCGTTCCCGGCCGGTGGCCCGCGTCCGGGGGAGCGGAAGGCGTCGACGTGCCACGCGTGCCCGGAACGCTCCCCGCCGCGGACGCCGTACGCACCGGAGACCAGGCATGCGCGTCCCTCGTCAGCGTGTCGACGCGGGTGGCCGCCTCGGCCCGGGCGGTCGCCAGCGCGTCCAGGATGTCCTGGGCGAGATCGGCGGCGGGCATCTCCCCGCACCGCTTGCCGGTGAACCGGATCCTCGGTGCCCCGCCCCCGGCGCCCACCGTCGCCTCCACGACTCCGTCCCTGGACTGCGCGGTCACCGACAGCGTGCGCAGCTGCAGCCTGGCGCGCGCCACGGCCACGTACCGGCCGGCGAAGTCGGCGAGAAGCGCCTCCAGACGGGTTCCCTCTGACGTGTCCACAGGTCTCCCCTGCCAGGGCGGTCCTTCCACGGGCCGGCCGCTTTCCTATGTGCTCTTCATGCAGAACACGCGAGCCCGCGGGAGAAGGTTCACAAAACCTCTACAGATGTCCGCGGCGGCCGGAGATGTCGCAGAGCGGGGTCACCGATCGCCCGACACCAGCGCGTACATGAACATGTCCCGGCGTTCGTCGCCCACCCGCTGCCACTTCCGCAGGAGCCCCTCCCGCTGGAAACCGGCTCGTTCGGCGGTGCGTACGGAGGCCAGGTTCCAGGGCTCCACCCACAGTTCGAGCCGGGGAATCCGCAGATCGCGCAGGGCCCAGCCCACCACCGCGTCGACGGCGGCCAGCGCCGTGCCGTGACCGCGCGCCGACTTCACGACCCAGTAACCCAAGGAGGCACGGCCCTGTTCCAGGTCCCTCAGCCACAACCCCACCTGTCCGACAGGGCGGTCGTCGGCGGTCACGACGACGAACGGGTACCCGGCCCTCGTGGTCGCGCGGGTCCACTGCCGCTCGACGAACGCGACCCCGGCCGGCTCGGTATAGGGCGAGGGGACGGTCGTGATCGACGGGATGTACTCGTCCTGTGCCGCCTCATGGACCAACGGCAGGTCCGCGAGGCGCCACGGCCGAAGGGTGAGTCCACCGTCCGCGGCGAGTACGGGTACGTCGAGAGGCTGCTGCATCCGGCCATCCTGACGGAGTCACGGATCTTTCCGCATCCGGGTATCGAACGCCGCGTCGCGACCGCGTGCGCGCCTCGCGCCGACCAGGTCTGAGGGAGATCGGCGATCCGCGGGAACCGTGCACACGATCGCCCGAGGGGGGACCGGGGCACCGTGCGTCAGGTCAGTGTGCGGACGAACTCCGTCGCCGCGGCGCGCGCGGCCTGCTCCACGAGTCCGATGCCGGCCTCCTCCGTGCTGCAGCCGTTCATCAAAACGGCCGCGTAGAGGATCCGGCCGCCCTTCTCGATCCGGCCGACGCTGTTGATGTCCCACAACTTGGTCTGGCTCCTCTGGAGCCAGCCGTTCTTGAGTGCGGTGGGCCGGCCGGGGTCCGCTGCCGCGGACACGCCCCAGTCCTGGTCCGGCGCGATGTGGTACATGAGGTCCTGGATGTAGGCCTGGGACTCCGCGGCGAGCGCCGACTTCTTGCCGAACACGCTGGACAGGAGACGGACCTGGTCCACCGCCGTGGTCTGGGTCAGGCCCCAGGCGGTGCCCTCGGCGCCTCGGGTCTCCTTCAGGCCGAGACGCTCGTTGGCCTTGTCCAGGCCCCGCGCCCCTCCGATGCCCGCCCACAGGGTGCTCGTGGAGTCGTTGTCGCTGTTCTCGATCATGTCGGTCGAGAGGTCACGCTCCTTGGCGGTCAACTTCCGTCCGGCGTCCTGCGCCTGGAGCAGGAGGGTGGAGAGTATGTCCACCTTGACGATGCTGGCCGTGTCGAAGACATCCGTGCCGTAGGTCGCCCACTTCCCGGACTCCGTGTCCAGCACCGCGACCGACATCTGGTCGGAACCGGCGAGCGAGGTGACCTCGGTGAGCCGTGAAGTGAGGTCCAGGGCCCCGGCGGGAGCCGAGGGGGACGGCTTGGGCGGCCCGGCCGCGGCCTTCTCCTCCGAGCCGCCCAGCCGATGGGCCGCGAACGCGGTGGCGGCCCCGAGGAGCAGGGCACCGGTGGCCACCACGACGGTCAACCGACGCCTTCTCCTCGCGCGGCGGCGGCGTTCCGCGGCGCGTTTTCGGCTGCGACCCATGGGTATGTCGCGTCCGCGTTCGGGGTTGTTCCGGTGGGAACCCGCCATGCCTGTGTCTCTCCTCACGCCTGGGGCGGCGCCTGCGGTGGTGGACGAATGGTTCGCGGCGCGTCGGCACCGCGGAAGGGCGGACCGGGCGGCACGCGCGCCGGTGGACACCCTCTCCGGTGGTCTGCCGCGTGGCAGAACGGTGAACAGAAGCGGGACCGGAATCCGGTGGCGCCTCGGACTCCAGCTCCGGGCCTAAGCCGGAACGTGCGGCTGACGGCGTCGGCGGGACGCGGGCCGGGTTCCCGAGGCTCCTGGGCATGGCGGATTTCGCGGCCGTCCGCACCATGAGGCCCCACCCCGCGGTGCGGGGGGCCTGGCGCGTCCGCTCCCGCGCGAGCCGGTGAGGCTCGGACGGGTGACTGCGACACTCATGGAAATCCGTTCAGTTCTGCGGTACGCGCCGGAAGCGGCACCGGTTCGAGCGGACGGCCCCGCGAGATCGACCACACCGGAGAAGTGACGATCATCCCGTGGTGGCCGGTGTGCTTCAAGGGGCAGCCGGGGCCGACCGTGACCGCGGCGGCGAGTCGGCACCCCGCGTGCCGCGTCTGCTGTTCATGCCGAGCCGCCGGCCGGGCCGGGTCCGGGTGGGCCCTCCACCGACAGTACGTGCCGGACCCGGTCGAAGGTTCACCGCACCGATGCCCGCCCGTTCACCGGAGGAACAACCGGTGAACGCGGCCGGAGGGACGTTCTCCTCGACGGGGAGACCAGGAAGCCGTGTCCGGGGGCGCGGTGTGAAACCGGTCACCGAAAGGGCTGCGCGGAACGGCCGTTGAAAGGACTGCGCGCAACGCGCTCCGCGTGGTGGGGCCTTCGGAATCCCCGAGTCGGGGCCCGGCGCGAGTTGTTCACCCGCGCCGGGCCCCTGTCCCGCTCGTACCCTCGCCCCCCACGGGTCAGGGCAGAACGGGAGTCCTCGGCGCGGCCCGTTCGGGCGGCGCCGCCACCCGCCGGAATCCCCGGCGGCGACGCCCGTCGCCTCCCGGGTGCCACCGGCGGTGAGTCCCTTCACCCAGAACACGGAACGCGCCCACGGCGGGGTTCACACGACTTCCCGCGCCTCGGGACATCGCTCGGGGTCCTTCGCGCACGCCCGGAGAGAAGGACCGCCCCGGCCTCCCGGAAGGGGATTCCCTCGAAGGGCCGTCGGCCG
This region includes:
- a CDS encoding serine hydrolase encodes the protein MVATGALLLGAATAFAAHRLGGSEEKAAAGPPKPSPSAPAGALDLTSRLTEVTSLAGSDQMSVAVLDTESGKWATYGTDVFDTASIVKVDILSTLLLQAQDAGRKLTAKERDLSTDMIENSDNDSTSTLWAGIGGARGLDKANERLGLKETRGAEGTAWGLTQTTAVDQVRLLSSVFGKKSALAAESQAYIQDLMYHIAPDQDWGVSAAADPGRPTALKNGWLQRSQTKLWDINSVGRIEKGGRILYAAVLMNGCSTEEAGIGLVEQAARAAATEFVRTLT
- a CDS encoding GNAT family N-acetyltransferase; translated protein: MQQPLDVPVLAADGGLTLRPWRLADLPLVHEAAQDEYIPSITTVPSPYTEPAGVAFVERQWTRATTRAGYPFVVVTADDRPVGQVGLWLRDLEQGRASLGYWVVKSARGHGTALAAVDAVVGWALRDLRIPRLELWVEPWNLASVRTAERAGFQREGLLRKWQRVGDERRDMFMYALVSGDR
- a CDS encoding acyl-CoA dehydrogenase family protein, with translation MSGTPHLPTPSGPYLDEGPLPADFYAFEELLTDGERERIGAVREFLRTQAAPIVDDYWARAEFPFQLIEGIGRLGLVDWADPDSTQPRPTNLFSGFLALEFAHADASLATFSGVHTGLAMGTILACGSEEQRRRWLPAMSRFERIGAFALTEPHGGSDVAGGLRTTARRDGDEWVLDGAKRWIGNATFADVVVVWARDVDTQHVLGFVVEKDTPGFTATKIENKMALRIVQNADIVLEGCRVPEANRLQNANSFKDTAGILRQTRSGVAWQAVGVMFGAYEIALKYAKEREQFGRPIGGFQLVQDLLVKMLGNATASCGMVTRLAQLQDAGIFRDEQSALAKAYCTVRMRENVGWARELLAGNGIVLDYKVGRFVADAEALYSYEGTREIQTLIVGRAVTGGLSAFVR
- a CDS encoding CaiB/BaiF CoA transferase family protein, which produces MTTESVFTGLKVLDASSFIAGPAAATVLSDFGADVIKIEPPGMGDPQRRLSSVPPSPRARANYGWHLTNRNKRGMVLDLKAPAAVEVLKRLVEWADVVITNFPHGTREKLHLGYEEVSGWNPRVVYADITGFGDAGPDARQPGFDLTAYWSRSGLLASTRDAGAPPTVPVWGSGDYMSAIGIYAAIVTALYRRERTGQGTSVGTSLLAEGVWATGTLVAGALAGGTPFELHDRKAPANPLINPYRTADGEWFMLVASPPHWPGLTRAVGHPELLEDPRFADLEGFVRNAAALSELLDTEFRSRPFAHWKDVLGRERITYSLIQTPEETVQDPQLRANDIVVPLEGVEGLTETISSPVNLRGVPKVPARRAPDLGEHTDEILTQLGFGASEIAGLRTQGAIPGTSEAPSP